Proteins encoded by one window of Orbaceae bacterium BiB:
- the mltF gene encoding membrane-bound lytic murein transglycosylase MltF yields MTPIIVICGVYSLIKKVAFWSGSLITVLLIILAITSALFYKESIGVVFNKNPNTVLNQITERQELRVGMLRSLTTLYVDYRNPNQVGGFEYTLLKKFADSLNLKLKITFANNLTELITKSKEGKIDFIAAEIKGYEDQLDSFMQSQPFHYSNQQLVYRIGSVKPYSLNEITGNLTVPTNSLQSYILKQSQNDYPELNWNESERLNQEELLKMVADEEIDYTIANNRTIAIMQRVYPSLTVAFEVSSNNPKTWYLPKSYDTSLLNKINSFIQKSLNDGSIKKLEYHYFNYMNKFDYVDTRAFIRAIETTLPKYQSFFEDNAQINELDWKLIAAMAYQESHWNPKAVSSTGVRGIMMLTKSTAESLNVINRLDAEQSIRGGTLYLKQIINRMPKSIPKEERVWFALAAYNMGIGHLWDARKLAVTQGKNPDSWQDIRQILPLLSEEEYYADLKYGFARGYQAVHFVDSIQQYYMSLVGYILEKEYRQKYIDEKSS; encoded by the coding sequence ATGACGCCAATTATTGTTATTTGTGGTGTTTATAGTTTGATAAAAAAAGTTGCGTTTTGGAGTGGTAGTCTCATCACTGTTCTGTTGATTATTTTGGCTATCACAAGTGCCCTTTTTTATAAGGAAAGCATTGGTGTAGTTTTTAATAAAAATCCAAATACAGTTTTAAATCAAATTACTGAACGACAAGAACTCCGTGTTGGAATGTTGCGCTCACTAACAACACTCTATGTTGACTACCGTAATCCCAATCAAGTCGGTGGCTTTGAATATACATTACTAAAAAAATTCGCTGACTCTCTTAATCTTAAGTTAAAAATAACGTTTGCAAATAACCTAACCGAATTAATTACCAAAAGCAAAGAGGGGAAAATCGATTTCATTGCTGCAGAGATAAAGGGCTATGAAGATCAACTTGACTCATTTATGCAAAGCCAGCCATTTCATTATAGTAATCAACAATTAGTTTATCGAATCGGTTCTGTAAAGCCCTATTCATTAAATGAAATTACGGGTAATTTGACTGTACCAACGAATTCATTACAGAGCTATATTTTGAAGCAGAGCCAAAATGATTACCCTGAATTAAATTGGAATGAATCAGAGAGACTAAATCAAGAAGAGCTGCTTAAAATGGTTGCTGATGAAGAGATTGATTACACCATAGCGAATAATCGCACTATTGCTATTATGCAACGCGTATACCCATCGTTAACGGTGGCTTTTGAAGTCAGTAGTAATAATCCTAAAACATGGTATTTACCAAAATCTTACGATACTTCATTGCTCAATAAAATAAATAGCTTTATTCAAAAATCACTTAATGATGGGTCGATCAAGAAATTAGAATATCACTATTTTAATTATATGAATAAATTTGATTATGTTGATACTCGTGCATTCATTCGAGCAATTGAAACCACATTGCCTAAATATCAATCCTTTTTCGAAGATAATGCTCAAATTAATGAGTTGGATTGGAAATTGATTGCCGCAATGGCATATCAAGAATCCCATTGGAATCCCAAAGCAGTATCTTCAACAGGAGTTCGTGGCATAATGATGCTTACTAAGTCTACAGCAGAGTCGTTAAACGTCATAAATCGTTTGGATGCAGAACAAAGTATCCGTGGTGGAACTCTTTATTTAAAGCAGATCATCAATCGCATGCCAAAGAGTATTCCTAAAGAAGAGAGAGTCTGGTTTGCACTGGCAGCCTATAATATGGGGATTGGTCATTTGTGGGATGCAAGAAAACTGGCTGTAACGCAAGGTAAAAATCCAGATAGTTGGCAAGATATCCGTCAAATATTACCGTTACTTAGTGAAGAAGAGTACTATGCTGACCTTAAATATGGTTTTGCAAGAGGGTATCAAGCGGTTCACTTCGTTGATAGTATTCAACAATATTATATGAGCTTAGTGGGTTACATATTAGAAAAAGAGTATCGTCAAAAATATATTGACGAAAAATCTTCATAA
- a CDS encoding DgaE family pyridoxal phosphate-dependent ammonia lyase has product MASMTNDNVYSKYNLKKVINASGRMTILGVSTPRAEVVDTVAHGLNEYFEIKDLVDKTGQYIAKLLNAENAAVVSCASAGIVQAVAAFIVKDDKELLYDLHASDKYVPREIILPKGHNVNFGAPVGTMVALGGGIVVEAGYANECKPEHIEALINTDTAAILYVKSHHCVQKSILSVGQTAEIAKKHGIPLIVDAAAEEDLQAYYNMGADIVIYSGAKAIEGPTSGLVVGRHQAIEWVKQQSNGIGRPMKVGKEGILGLTKAIELYMKDPISELGQQMVQKMTPFIDNINTLTGVSAKVVWDGAGRDIARAEISFDEKIIGKTAVEMVKLMKQGDTAVYFREYKANEGKVDADVRSVSAEQLNFIYQKIKTIITQH; this is encoded by the coding sequence ATGGCTTCAATGACTAATGATAATGTATATAGCAAATATAATTTAAAAAAAGTAATTAATGCGTCTGGTCGAATGACTATTTTAGGTGTATCAACTCCAAGAGCTGAAGTGGTTGACACGGTTGCTCATGGCTTAAATGAATATTTTGAGATCAAGGATTTGGTTGATAAAACAGGGCAATATATTGCTAAATTACTTAATGCTGAAAATGCGGCGGTAGTCTCTTGTGCTTCAGCGGGGATTGTACAAGCTGTTGCTGCGTTTATTGTTAAAGATGATAAAGAATTACTTTATGATCTACATGCTAGTGATAAATATGTACCACGGGAAATTATTCTACCGAAAGGTCATAATGTGAATTTTGGCGCACCAGTCGGCACAATGGTAGCCCTTGGCGGTGGGATTGTAGTTGAAGCGGGTTATGCTAATGAGTGTAAACCTGAACACATTGAAGCTCTAATTAATACGGATACCGCCGCAATATTGTATGTTAAATCACATCACTGTGTACAAAAAAGTATCCTATCGGTAGGTCAAACGGCTGAAATTGCTAAAAAACACGGAATTCCTTTAATCGTTGACGCGGCAGCAGAAGAAGATCTACAGGCTTATTACAATATGGGCGCTGATATCGTTATTTATAGTGGCGCTAAAGCAATTGAAGGGCCAACGAGTGGTCTTGTTGTGGGACGCCATCAGGCTATTGAATGGGTAAAACAGCAATCTAATGGTATTGGCCGCCCAATGAAAGTTGGTAAAGAAGGCATATTAGGTCTAACCAAAGCGATTGAACTTTATATGAAAGATCCTATCAGTGAATTAGGTCAACAGATGGTGCAAAAAATGACGCCATTTATTGATAATATTAATACATTAACTGGCGTTTCAGCCAAAGTTGTTTGGGATGGTGCTGGCCGAGATATTGCGCGAGCTGAAATCAGTTTTGATGAAAAGATAATTGGTAAAACTGCGGTTGAAATGGTTAAGCTAATGAAACAAGGTGATACTGCAGTCTATTTTCGAGAGTATAAAGCGAATGAAGGTAAGGTTGATGCGGATGTACGTTCAGTATCCGCTGAGCAACTTAATTTTATCTATCAGAAAATTAAAACAATTATTACACAACATTAA
- a CDS encoding DUF4312 family protein: MKQNEQMTVRVKGSGNSKQKALATALSQVQREVLKNSSTVLLRIEPLDIQVVTASAKISTEKFLFFFLPRKKEHYEITVDVVVDVTFVEINKIEFVTK, translated from the coding sequence ATGAAACAAAATGAACAAATGACCGTCAGAGTTAAAGGCTCAGGTAATTCCAAGCAAAAGGCTCTAGCAACCGCCTTATCTCAAGTACAAAGAGAAGTGCTTAAAAATAGCAGTACTGTTTTGTTACGCATAGAACCGTTAGATATACAGGTTGTGACAGCATCAGCTAAGATTTCGACTGAAAAATTTTTATTTTTCTTTTTGCCTCGTAAAAAAGAGCACTACGAAATTACAGTAGATGTTGTTGTAGATGTGACATTTGTTGAAATCAATAAAATTGAATTTGTGACTAAATAA
- a CDS encoding amidohydrolase/deacetylase family metallohydrolase, which translates to MYELIIKNARLIDDSITDIAISNGKIVDMGTIHDSAKQYLDLKGILYASAGWIDSHTHCFARSPIYFDEPDFIGVNSGVTAVVDAGSIGALDADEFYTLAQQAKTHVYSFLNISKIGLIRQNELSDMNDIDETLFHETLNKYPDFIVGIKVRLSRSVVGENGIKPLIKAKSMQKQHGLPLMIHIGNNPPDLDEIADLLEKGDIITHCFNGKPNKILDKENNIKDSIKRAIERGVILDIGHGGESFSFAVAERAKHLDVYPNTISSDIYSKNRLQGPVYSLANVMTKFICLGYSKQRIIDSVTKNAAQILHLKNKGELKVGYDADITIFDLKNEKIALSDAEGVIRQSEQRFVPLACITAGQLVITEEGHKNGFND; encoded by the coding sequence ATGTATGAGTTAATTATAAAAAATGCCAGACTAATTGATGATAGCATTACTGATATCGCGATTTCGAATGGTAAAATTGTAGATATGGGAACAATTCATGATTCCGCTAAACAATATCTTGATTTAAAAGGGATATTGTACGCTAGTGCTGGATGGATCGATTCACATACTCACTGTTTTGCTAGATCTCCTATTTATTTTGATGAACCTGATTTTATCGGAGTTAACTCTGGCGTAACCGCGGTTGTCGATGCAGGCAGTATTGGTGCTTTAGATGCTGATGAGTTCTATACTTTAGCACAGCAAGCTAAGACCCATGTTTATTCGTTTTTGAATATTTCAAAAATTGGTCTCATTAGACAAAATGAGTTATCTGATATGAATGATATTGACGAAACACTATTTCATGAGACGCTCAATAAATATCCTGATTTTATCGTTGGTATTAAAGTGCGTCTTAGTCGAAGTGTCGTTGGTGAAAATGGTATTAAACCATTAATAAAAGCAAAATCCATGCAAAAACAACATGGTTTACCCTTGATGATTCATATCGGTAATAATCCTCCTGATCTCGATGAAATTGCTGATTTATTAGAAAAGGGTGATATTATTACTCACTGTTTTAATGGTAAACCGAATAAAATTTTAGATAAAGAGAATAACATCAAAGACTCAATCAAACGCGCTATTGAACGTGGTGTTATTTTAGATATTGGCCATGGTGGCGAGAGTTTTAGTTTTGCGGTGGCTGAAAGAGCAAAACATCTGGATGTTTATCCTAATACGATCAGCTCTGATATTTACTCAAAAAATCGCTTACAAGGACCCGTATATAGTTTAGCCAATGTAATGACTAAATTTATCTGTCTAGGCTACAGTAAGCAACGAATTATTGATAGTGTAACTAAAAATGCAGCACAAATTTTGCATCTTAAAAATAAGGGTGAATTGAAAGTTGGTTATGATGCAGACATCACTATTTTTGATTTAAAAAATGAAAAAATTGCTTTATCCGATGCGGAAGGGGTAATTCGCCAAAGCGAACAGCGGTTTGTACCATTGGCTTGTATAACCGCCGGGCAATTAGTAATAACCGAAGAAGGACATAAAAATGGCTTCAATGACTAA
- the nadR gene encoding multifunctional transcriptional regulator/nicotinamide-nucleotide adenylyltransferase/ribosylnicotinamide kinase NadR yields the protein MSNFNYLKAVIKRKNISLQTVADACGMTKGYLSQLVNDKVKRPSAQKLEAIHHYLQIEYPVKDKKVGIIFGKFYPLHTGHIYLIQRAISQVDELYIILCSDTKRDEELFRDSAMSRQPTINDRMRWLLQTFKYQKNIHIELLEEDGIPSYPNGWNEWSDRVKSLFHEKGIEPNCVYSSEPQDVKMYRDLFDLETILVDPERNFMKISATQIRRAPLKNWQYIPTEVRPFFVRTVAILGGESSGKSTLVNKLANVFNTTSAWEFGREYVFSNLGGDERALQYSDYDKIALGQAQYIDFAVKYANKVAIIDTDFVTTQAFCKKYEGKEHPFVQAMIQNYRFDLVILLENNTPWVSDGLRHLGNPSQRKDFQKLLITMLNKNNIKFVTIDSPDYDERYLSCMDLIAKIIEHKDQ from the coding sequence ATGTCTAATTTCAATTATTTAAAAGCGGTGATTAAACGCAAAAATATCTCATTACAAACTGTTGCGGATGCTTGTGGTATGACCAAAGGTTACCTTAGCCAATTGGTCAATGACAAGGTCAAAAGACCGAGTGCACAAAAATTAGAAGCCATTCATCACTACTTACAGATTGAATATCCTGTTAAAGACAAAAAAGTCGGTATTATTTTTGGTAAATTTTATCCATTACATACAGGCCATATCTATCTTATTCAGCGAGCGATAAGCCAGGTTGATGAACTTTATATTATTCTTTGTTCAGATACTAAACGCGATGAAGAGCTTTTCCGAGATAGTGCGATGTCTCGCCAACCAACTATCAATGATCGGATGCGTTGGCTGTTACAAACATTTAAATATCAAAAAAATATTCATATCGAGTTATTAGAAGAGGATGGTATTCCATCTTATCCAAACGGTTGGAATGAATGGAGTGATCGCGTTAAATCATTATTCCATGAAAAGGGCATTGAACCGAATTGCGTTTATTCTAGTGAACCGCAAGATGTAAAAATGTATCGTGATCTTTTTGATTTAGAGACTATTCTTGTCGACCCTGAACGTAATTTTATGAAAATCAGTGCAACACAAATTCGTCGAGCACCCTTAAAAAATTGGCAATATATTCCAACTGAAGTCAGACCATTTTTCGTAAGGACAGTGGCAATATTAGGCGGTGAATCCAGCGGTAAATCAACATTAGTCAATAAATTAGCCAATGTTTTTAATACTACCAGTGCTTGGGAATTCGGGCGTGAATATGTCTTCTCTAATTTAGGTGGCGACGAAAGAGCATTACAATACTCTGATTACGATAAAATCGCTTTAGGGCAGGCTCAATATATCGATTTTGCCGTTAAATACGCGAATAAAGTCGCGATTATTGATACTGATTTTGTAACGACACAGGCATTTTGTAAAAAATATGAAGGTAAAGAGCATCCCTTTGTTCAAGCTATGATTCAAAATTATCGTTTTGATTTAGTGATTTTACTTGAGAATAATACCCCATGGGTTTCTGATGGTTTACGACATTTAGGGAATCCAAGTCAACGAAAAGATTTTCAAAAATTATTAATAACAATGCTAAATAAAAACAATATTAAGTTTGTGACTATCGACTCTCCTGATTACGATGAGCGTTATCTTAGTTGCATGGATTTAATCGCAAAAATTATTGAACATAAAGACCAATAG
- the pnuC gene encoding nicotinamide riboside transporter PnuC translates to MVNIILLIGRNRFYPYVCILLVTLAFIYTDPFTSLTWRYGISFIGAVCGLLCVILLAKRKNTGNVFGLFAVSAECVANFLGSNLGASLPAIYNFCSHVYGLITWHKNQDDNKTVKVRFLSENAFLGTLIFLIMAVFLNIYLTGALGIDNTIYQLITNSFIFGLGVVAQLLLMMRFSFNWYLWIILNVLVIGLNIYTDNPIIATQYLIYLFNSVYGVCEWKKTAKQ, encoded by the coding sequence ATGGTGAATATTATTTTATTAATTGGTAGAAATAGATTTTATCCTTATGTCTGTATTTTACTTGTTACATTAGCGTTTATCTACACGGATCCTTTTACATCACTCACATGGCGATATGGTATCTCATTTATTGGCGCTGTATGTGGTTTATTATGTGTTATTTTGCTCGCTAAACGTAAAAATACCGGTAATGTATTTGGTCTGTTTGCGGTATCAGCCGAGTGTGTCGCTAATTTTTTAGGTAGTAATTTAGGCGCCAGTTTACCCGCAATCTACAACTTTTGTTCTCATGTTTATGGTCTAATTACATGGCATAAAAATCAGGATGACAACAAAACTGTAAAAGTCCGTTTTCTGAGTGAAAATGCCTTTTTAGGTACACTGATTTTTCTGATTATGGCCGTCTTTTTAAATATTTATTTAACAGGTGCATTAGGAATCGATAATACTATCTATCAATTAATCACTAACAGTTTTATTTTTGGTCTTGGTGTTGTTGCTCAATTACTATTAATGATGCGCTTTTCATTTAATTGGTACTTATGGATTATTTTGAATGTACTGGTGATTGGACTCAATATTTATACAGATAACCCAATTATTGCGACTCAATACCTAATCTATTTATTCAACTCAGTATATGGTGTTTGTGAGTGGAAAAAGACAGCAAAACAATAA
- a CDS encoding SFCGS family glycine-rich protein, with the protein MTDVIIVIGDRMGKGQKVAAGIDSVPGCRAIVVPGMAADMKLGDVMHKENADLGISFCGSGGAGALTAKNKYGYSERHGMRSAEEGETAIADGCKVLGFGFMDTEELGKRIANAYLKKYPRSSS; encoded by the coding sequence ATGACAGATGTAATTATTGTAATTGGTGACAGAATGGGCAAAGGACAAAAAGTAGCTGCTGGTATTGATTCTGTTCCAGGATGCCGTGCAATTGTTGTCCCAGGTATGGCAGCTGATATGAAATTAGGTGATGTTATGCATAAAGAGAATGCGGACTTAGGAATCTCTTTTTGTGGAAGTGGTGGTGCCGGTGCATTAACTGCAAAAAATAAGTATGGTTACAGTGAACGTCATGGCATGCGTTCTGCAGAAGAAGGTGAAACAGCGATTGCTGATGGTTGTAAAGTATTAGGTTTCGGTTTTATGGATACTGAAGAGTTAGGTAAACGTATTGCTAATGCTTACTTAAAAAAATATCCACGTTCATCATCTTAA
- a CDS encoding phage tail protein — MEYFHWCVAPNMQVPIQPKVKTIKFGDGYEQRIQDGINSDLRSYSISLTVRRDEDLWIDQFLTLHAGYKAFLWRNPHTHKEVKVKCQSWSVNVMNTTATITATFEEVVS, encoded by the coding sequence ATGGAGTATTTCCATTGGTGTGTAGCACCAAATATGCAAGTGCCAATTCAGCCAAAAGTAAAAACAATTAAGTTTGGTGATGGATATGAACAAAGAATTCAAGATGGGATTAATTCAGACTTAAGAAGTTATTCGATATCACTTACGGTTAGGCGTGATGAAGATTTATGGATTGATCAATTTCTTACTCTTCACGCTGGATATAAAGCTTTTCTATGGCGTAATCCACACACTCATAAAGAAGTAAAAGTTAAATGTCAAAGTTGGTCTGTTAATGTAATGAATACTACAGCAACGATAACAGCCACATTTGAAGAGGTAGTGTCATGA
- a CDS encoding IS3 family transposase, translated as MKKSFSLLRHRNDKQQQIALILKKAGNETVQICRCLSLAPSTFYYRIKHRAFKLINARLEIAMKSIHNEMDGIYGKRRMLVELVKKGFKLGLDKVRRLMRKLGLVAKRPKQHSYPRGGKSSLLAPNHLNRQFNPATINRYWSGDITYIRTRQGWLYLAVVMDLCSRRIVGWAFSEKLNSLLTVKALNMAIQRRKGECPTLFHCDQGIQYRSEQFQQLLSYHQITFSMSRAGNCLDNAVTERFFRSLKSERINYRDYITREQAMVDIIDYIEPIYNQKRRHYKLGFISPAEFEHNLLKTA; from the coding sequence ATTAAAAAAAGCTTCAGCCTTCTTCGCCATCGAAATGATAAGCAGCAACAAATAGCACTAATACTGAAGAAGGCAGGAAATGAAACCGTTCAAATCTGTCGGTGTTTATCATTAGCACCGAGTACTTTTTATTATCGAATTAAACATCGTGCATTTAAATTAATTAATGCTAGGCTTGAAATTGCCATGAAATCAATTCATAACGAAATGGACGGTATATATGGAAAAAGAAGAATGTTAGTTGAACTGGTTAAAAAAGGGTTTAAGCTTGGTTTAGATAAGGTCCGACGCTTAATGAGAAAATTAGGCCTAGTGGCTAAAAGGCCTAAACAGCATTCCTATCCTCGTGGCGGTAAATCATCGCTACTGGCACCCAATCATTTAAATCGACAATTTAATCCAGCAACGATTAATCGCTATTGGTCTGGCGATATTACCTATATTCGGACAAGGCAAGGTTGGCTCTATCTGGCTGTCGTGATGGACCTATGCTCTAGGCGTATTGTTGGATGGGCCTTTTCTGAAAAGCTAAACAGTTTACTGACGGTTAAGGCACTAAACATGGCGATACAGCGTCGAAAAGGAGAATGCCCTACGTTATTTCATTGTGATCAGGGGATTCAATATCGTAGTGAACAATTTCAACAGTTATTATCATATCATCAAATTACCTTTAGTATGAGTAGAGCTGGAAATTGTTTAGACAATGCCGTTACTGAACGATTTTTTAGATCATTAAAATCAGAAAGAATTAATTATCGAGATTATATAACAAGAGAGCAAGCGATGGTCGATATTATTGATTATATCGAACCGATTTATAATCAAAAAAGAAGACATTATAAACTTGGATTTATTTCACCAGCAGAATTTGAACATAATTTACTAAAAACTGCCTAA
- a CDS encoding transposase yields the protein MTRQQSSEFKRECAELVLNYSYAHKDAAKTMNVSISSIGRWVTQYRKERQGITPKSSALTAEQKRIQALEKQVKQLQSDNQLLKKASAFFAIEMISSNK from the coding sequence GTGACAAGACAACAAAGTAGTGAATTTAAACGAGAATGTGCAGAGCTCGTTCTTAATTATAGTTATGCACATAAAGATGCAGCAAAAACAATGAATGTGAGTATTTCATCAATTGGGCGTTGGGTAACACAATATAGAAAAGAACGACAAGGTATTACGCCTAAAAGTAGTGCGCTGACCGCTGAACAAAAACGAATACAAGCTTTAGAAAAACAAGTTAAGCAGTTGCAAAGTGATAATCAGTTATTAAAAAAAGCTTCAGCCTTCTTCGCCATCGAAATGATAAGCAGCAACAAATAG
- a CDS encoding DUF4310 family protein has protein sequence MNTETTLNKSFWYADWSFPILCGILSAGIFAGTHMFYVYGVGAFNEIAFVAMLKSGMSTGDYGAVAAFGASFLFARVIEGSLVGILDIGGALQTGIGLGVPALLLAGGYTLPVENFIAAVITGFILGGAVGLIIILIRKFTINSGGGSTFGADVMMGAGNASGRFLGPMIILSAMAASIPIGLGSLLGALLFYIWKKPITGGAILGAMVFGGIFPIA, from the coding sequence ATGAATACAGAAACAACATTAAATAAAAGTTTTTGGTATGCGGATTGGTCATTTCCTATTTTATGCGGCATTTTATCCGCGGGAATTTTTGCTGGTACTCATATGTTTTATGTCTATGGCGTTGGTGCATTTAACGAAATTGCGTTTGTCGCCATGTTAAAGTCAGGTATGTCGACGGGGGATTATGGTGCTGTAGCCGCTTTTGGTGCCAGTTTTCTATTTGCCCGCGTTATTGAAGGCTCGCTTGTTGGGATCTTAGATATTGGTGGGGCTTTACAAACGGGTATTGGTTTAGGTGTTCCGGCGCTACTATTAGCGGGTGGTTATACCTTACCTGTTGAAAATTTTATTGCCGCAGTCATCACTGGATTTATATTGGGTGGTGCAGTTGGGTTAATTATTATTTTAATTCGTAAATTTACGATTAATAGTGGTGGCGGTTCAACCTTCGGTGCTGATGTTATGATGGGGGCAGGTAATGCTTCGGGACGATTTTTAGGTCCAATGATTATCTTATCTGCGATGGCTGCATCTATTCCAATTGGGCTTGGTTCTTTATTGGGTGCATTGCTTTTTTATATTTGGAAAAAACCTATTACCGGTGGCGCGATTCTTGGTGCAATGGTATTCGGTGGAATTTTCCCAATTGCATAA
- a CDS encoding DUF4311 domain-containing protein translates to MEIIIIALKSIIIGGLCGFGVGVGAARMFHAPTSQGMGAFRTLGELNSCEGDPAAHFSFGLGFFFNAWASSVATGAFTQDVDHRIIPNWGAALLMIKNRNVAETLHDPRKMAIVCTFIGILVVLFLNTTTSAIPESFKTTATAVLVPAANLLVATVMPVIFWLAAIDAGRRSGFWGTLFGGLAQLIMGNAVPGLVLGILIGKGVDDTGWNRVMKIMLLAVIVLFVLSGYFRGFDMKVINSFRDGLAYWFK, encoded by the coding sequence ATGGAAATTATCATTATCGCTTTAAAGTCGATTATTATTGGGGGACTTTGTGGCTTTGGTGTTGGGGTTGGTGCAGCAAGAATGTTTCACGCGCCGACAAGTCAGGGAATGGGAGCATTTAGAACGCTAGGTGAGTTAAATTCATGTGAAGGTGATCCTGCCGCACATTTTTCATTTGGGTTAGGATTCTTTTTCAATGCATGGGCATCTTCAGTGGCGACCGGTGCTTTTACACAAGATGTCGACCACCGTATTATTCCTAACTGGGGGGCCGCATTATTAATGATCAAAAATCGTAATGTTGCAGAGACCTTGCACGACCCACGAAAAATGGCAATTGTTTGTACATTTATTGGTATCTTAGTTGTTTTATTTTTAAATACGACGACATCCGCGATTCCTGAATCATTTAAAACGACAGCAACTGCGGTATTAGTACCCGCCGCTAATTTATTAGTAGCAACAGTGATGCCTGTCATTTTCTGGTTAGCAGCTATTGATGCAGGGCGTCGTAGTGGCTTTTGGGGTACGCTATTTGGTGGTTTAGCACAGTTAATTATGGGCAATGCTGTACCAGGATTAGTCTTAGGCATTTTAATCGGTAAAGGTGTTGATGATACTGGTTGGAATCGAGTGATGAAAATAATGTTACTGGCTGTGATTGTATTATTTGTTCTCAGTGGCTATTTCCGTGGCTTTGATATGAAAGTGATCAACTCGTTTAGAGATGGTTTGGCCTATTGGTTTAAATAA
- a CDS encoding MDR family oxidoreductase, which translates to MFKAILIEKDNNGYHAKLTKLDQSQLPAGDVTVEVSYSSLNYKDGLAITGKGPVVRQFPMVPGIDLVGKVIGSQCTQYKLGDLVLLNGWGVGEKHWGGLAQVARLNSQWLIPLPKKITLKQAMAIGTAGYTAMLAVIALEKNGVTPDKGEILVTGANGGVGSFAIALLANLGYNVTASTGRLTEHQYLTELGAKQIIDRQELSEPGKPLQKERWAGVIDCVGSHTLANACASTMYGGTVAACGLAQGMDFNSSVAPFILRGVTLAGIDSVMCPYAARVAAWQRLADIMSDSLLAKISHEITLEQVIPTITQLMDGKIRGRIIVDVNR; encoded by the coding sequence ATGTTTAAAGCTATACTTATTGAAAAAGATAATAACGGTTACCACGCCAAGTTGACTAAACTTGACCAATCTCAGTTACCTGCAGGGGATGTTACTGTTGAAGTCAGTTACTCTTCACTTAATTATAAAGATGGTTTAGCAATTACAGGTAAAGGCCCAGTGGTAAGACAATTCCCAATGGTGCCGGGCATTGATTTGGTAGGTAAAGTAATTGGTAGTCAATGTACTCAATATAAGTTAGGTGATCTTGTTTTACTAAATGGCTGGGGTGTTGGTGAAAAACATTGGGGGGGACTTGCACAAGTCGCCCGTTTAAATAGCCAATGGTTAATTCCCTTACCTAAAAAAATAACGCTAAAACAGGCAATGGCAATAGGTACAGCTGGCTACACAGCGATGTTAGCAGTTATCGCATTAGAAAAAAATGGAGTTACCCCCGATAAAGGTGAAATTTTAGTTACGGGTGCGAATGGTGGTGTTGGTAGCTTTGCTATCGCTCTACTTGCTAATCTTGGATATAACGTGACTGCATCAACGGGCAGATTAACAGAACATCAATATCTTACCGAATTGGGCGCGAAACAAATCATCGATCGACAAGAGTTATCTGAGCCAGGTAAACCATTACAAAAAGAGCGTTGGGCTGGAGTGATAGATTGTGTTGGTAGTCATACACTGGCTAATGCTTGTGCATCGACGATGTATGGTGGCACGGTTGCTGCTTGTGGACTTGCACAAGGCATGGATTTTAATAGTAGCGTGGCACCTTTCATTTTACGCGGTGTAACACTCGCAGGAATTGATAGCGTAATGTGTCCTTACGCTGCCCGCGTTGCAGCATGGCAACGTTTAGCTGATATTATGAGTGACAGTTTACTTGCAAAAATCAGTCATGAAATTACGCTTGAACAAGTTATTCCAACGATAACCCAATTGATGGATGGAAAGATTCGCGGTCGAATCATCGTAGATGTAAATCGCTAA